One window of the Candidatus Jettenia sp. genome contains the following:
- a CDS encoding MBL fold metallo-hydrolase, which produces MIFRQLNKTSCKTYLIGSEKTKEVIIVDPILNQIKEYISLIKNEGLKLTYVLDTHTHADHISGAGSLANQMGAVYAMNQNAPVRCVTSHIPDGFDCHLNDIPVKVMHTPGHTKDSMCLIFPDRILTGDTLFLDDGGAGRTDLPGGDPAEHWESLQKIMRLPDHLIVYPAHEYRRREPSSLGEQKKNNPNLQPRTKDEYIKWLTDMKLGPAEWMKDVLKANYACASDPKAAWIPADTPACEIKGTGSPEVNEQPVPTIPAAEVKRRVAANQLNDTIILDVREPSELTGKLGAIKGALNIPVGQIMQRLTELEKLKTKEIITVCRSGGRAHTAATILLKKGFKKVFNMSGGMTAYRQTEKAE; this is translated from the coding sequence ATGATATTCAGACAGTTAAATAAAACATCATGCAAAACCTATCTTATCGGCTCTGAAAAAACAAAAGAAGTAATTATAGTAGATCCTATCCTAAACCAGATAAAAGAATATATATCCCTTATTAAAAACGAGGGATTAAAACTAACATATGTACTGGATACCCATACACATGCCGACCATATTTCAGGCGCTGGCTCATTGGCAAATCAGATGGGCGCTGTATATGCTATGAACCAAAACGCACCTGTCCGCTGTGTGACTTCTCACATTCCAGATGGATTTGATTGCCACCTAAATGATATACCCGTAAAAGTTATGCACACACCTGGTCACACCAAAGATAGCATGTGCCTTATATTTCCAGATCGTATTTTAACAGGAGATACATTATTCTTAGACGATGGCGGAGCAGGACGTACTGATTTACCAGGCGGTGATCCGGCTGAACATTGGGAATCCCTCCAAAAGATTATGAGATTACCTGATCATTTAATTGTCTACCCAGCCCATGAATACCGACGACGAGAGCCGTCAAGCCTGGGTGAACAAAAGAAAAACAATCCCAATTTACAACCTCGCACAAAAGATGAGTACATCAAGTGGCTCACCGATATGAAACTAGGACCTGCCGAATGGATGAAAGACGTACTTAAGGCTAACTATGCCTGCGCTAGTGATCCCAAAGCGGCATGGATCCCGGCAGACACACCAGCCTGCGAGATTAAGGGCACAGGATCTCCGGAAGTGAATGAACAGCCGGTTCCGACAATCCCGGCAGCAGAAGTTAAACGCCGTGTAGCGGCGAATCAGCTCAATGATACAATTATTTTGGATGTTCGAGAACCATCAGAACTTACGGGTAAATTAGGGGCCATTAAAGGCGCTCTTAATATTCCTGTCGGCCAAATAATGCAAAGGTTAACAGAGTTAGAAAAATTGAAGACAAAAGAAATTATTACGGTGTGCCGAAGTGGAGGTCGCGCCCACACCGCTGCTACTATCTTATTAAAGAAGGGATTCAAGAAGGTTTTCAACATGAGCGGTGGCATGACGGCCTACCGGCAGACAGAAAAGGCAGAGTAG
- a CDS encoding aldo/keto reductase, with amino-acid sequence MQEHKISQHKIVPQLSSIGIGTYLGEEDDKTDACYFHAIIAAIGLGCSVIDTAINYRDMRSEKIVGRVIQSFMKKDPQIRKQVIIATKGGFIPVDSESGEAPSEFVRNRFLKTGILNRTDIVMGCHSLKPEYIRECVLMSLKNLGVEYIDIYYIHNPELQLSEISQDEFYHRLSLAFDVLERFVKEGRIRMYGTATWDGYRLDIDNPCRISLKRVLDAAEATSAGSHHHFRIIQLPINIYMPEAAVKQNQELGGKWITILDAAEKIDLLVMSSATLLQTQVLKENKIFSFQSLDNLGDSAALRAIQIIRSLRSVTTSLVGMKTVKHAQDNLQLLNIPKLDPEEARRILAEFL; translated from the coding sequence ATGCAAGAACATAAAATTTCACAACACAAGATAGTTCCTCAACTTTCTTCAATTGGTATTGGTACTTACCTGGGAGAAGAGGATGATAAAACAGATGCATGTTACTTCCACGCAATTATTGCGGCTATTGGATTGGGGTGCAGTGTTATAGATACTGCAATAAATTACAGGGATATGAGAAGTGAAAAAATCGTTGGGCGGGTTATCCAAAGTTTCATGAAAAAAGATCCTCAGATTCGCAAGCAAGTTATTATTGCTACAAAAGGCGGATTCATTCCTGTTGATAGTGAATCGGGGGAAGCCCCTTCTGAATTTGTCCGAAATCGATTTCTAAAGACCGGTATTCTCAATAGAACAGACATTGTTATGGGATGTCACTCTCTCAAGCCTGAATATATCCGTGAATGTGTTTTGATGAGTTTGAAAAATTTGGGGGTTGAGTACATCGATATTTACTATATCCATAATCCCGAATTACAACTTTCTGAGATATCTCAAGATGAATTTTATCACAGACTTTCTCTGGCATTTGATGTACTTGAAAGATTTGTGAAGGAGGGACGTATTCGAATGTACGGAACGGCAACATGGGATGGTTATCGTTTAGACATCGATAATCCGTGCAGAATTTCCCTTAAGCGGGTGCTGGATGCGGCTGAAGCAACCTCTGCAGGATCACACCATCACTTCCGAATTATTCAGCTTCCGATAAACATTTATATGCCTGAGGCTGCAGTAAAGCAAAATCAGGAACTCGGTGGTAAGTGGATTACTATTCTTGATGCTGCAGAAAAGATAGACCTTCTGGTAATGTCTAGCGCTACTTTATTACAGACACAGGTGTTAAAAGAAAATAAAATTTTTTCATTTCAGTCACTTGATAATCTTGGGGATAGCGCTGCTCTTCGTGCTATTCAGATTATTCGCTCGCTTCGCAGTGTAACAACTTCACTGGTTGGCATGAAGACCGTTAAACATGCACAGGATAATCTTCAATTATTGAATATACCCAAATTAGATCCGGAAGAAGCCCGCCGGATACTTGCCGAATTTTTGTAG
- a CDS encoding sulfite exporter TauE/SafE family protein produces the protein MEIWQFFVIFAVGVTAGFMNTLAGGGSLLTLPMLIFLGLPASVANGTNRLAITVQSIFAVAGFRRKGVSDFKASLILSGPPLIGAVIGAQLAVGISDVLFKRTLAVVMILILGLILWNPIQRKNGNTYSHEDISKLSWKRRTVIMVSLFFAGVYGGFIQAGVGFLIIMALNILGRLNLVKTNSHKVFIAGINAMFSLLVFVVHNKIYWTIGLILAMGNGLGALVGSHFAVSKGERFIRMILTMCVIAMVVKLLVAR, from the coding sequence ATGGAAATATGGCAATTTTTTGTTATCTTTGCTGTAGGCGTAACAGCGGGATTTATGAATACACTTGCAGGTGGTGGTTCGCTTCTTACCCTGCCGATGCTTATCTTTCTTGGTTTACCGGCATCTGTGGCGAATGGAACGAATCGTTTGGCGATTACCGTTCAGAGTATATTCGCAGTTGCTGGTTTTCGGAGAAAGGGTGTTTCGGATTTTAAGGCAAGCCTTATATTGTCAGGTCCTCCCCTGATAGGGGCTGTTATTGGCGCTCAACTTGCTGTAGGAATATCCGATGTGCTCTTCAAAAGAACATTGGCTGTCGTTATGATACTCATTCTCGGCCTTATTCTTTGGAACCCAATTCAGAGGAAGAATGGCAATACTTACTCTCATGAGGATATATCTAAGCTAAGTTGGAAACGGCGCACAGTTATTATGGTTTCCTTATTCTTCGCTGGGGTTTATGGTGGGTTTATTCAAGCAGGTGTTGGTTTCCTCATTATTATGGCTCTCAATATACTTGGTAGACTAAATCTGGTAAAGACGAATAGTCACAAGGTGTTTATTGCCGGCATCAATGCGATGTTTTCGCTCCTTGTATTTGTAGTTCATAACAAGATATATTGGACGATAGGTTTAATCTTAGCGATGGGTAATGGTCTGGGGGCCTTGGTTGGCAGCCATTTTGCTGTAAGCAAGGGTGAACGGTTTATCAGGATGATACTTACTATGTGTGTTATTGCAATGGTAGTAAAGCTTCTTGTTGCTCGGTAG
- a CDS encoding NAD(P)/FAD-dependent oxidoreductase, with protein MKYDVVIVGAGPSGAASARGLVNEGFKVLVIDKKKLPRYKICSGIIFKRSQDITEKYFGKIPESVYVTPNLLKGVRFWTDSKNFSDWPFHKDGNGAPNVWRSDYDYWLIKNSGAEVRDCCCLKGFKDLGNSIILECYDTISHELIPITCEYVISAEGSKSVIRAGLKPEFEKGLKWFIAYQNYYEGNSDLDPYFYHGFLESQYGDVYAWYNVKNGLQVFGTAVRKGGKIDPYLRKYSEMLKDRFGLTLKNLVREASCLGNDMCTTGNFYLGKGNILLVGEAAGFLNAFGEGISCALSTGLFAAEAISKSFTSGIDALGLYTELTKVERRQTKVSWKLGSKIAGRDLMPL; from the coding sequence ATGAAATATGATGTTGTCATTGTTGGTGCTGGTCCTTCTGGCGCAGCTTCAGCCAGAGGTTTAGTAAATGAAGGATTCAAGGTGCTTGTGATAGATAAAAAGAAACTTCCCAGATATAAGATATGTTCGGGTATTATTTTTAAAAGATCACAGGATATAACGGAAAAATATTTTGGTAAAATTCCTGAATCAGTATACGTTACACCAAACCTTTTAAAGGGTGTTAGATTCTGGACTGATAGTAAAAATTTCTCAGATTGGCCATTTCATAAGGACGGCAACGGCGCACCAAACGTATGGCGTTCAGACTATGATTATTGGTTGATTAAAAATTCAGGGGCAGAAGTCAGGGATTGCTGTTGTTTAAAAGGATTTAAAGATTTGGGTAATTCTATAATCCTGGAGTGCTACGATACAATCAGTCATGAACTGATACCTATTACGTGCGAGTATGTAATAAGTGCAGAAGGCAGTAAGTCTGTAATCAGGGCTGGACTTAAACCAGAGTTTGAAAAAGGCTTAAAATGGTTTATTGCGTATCAGAATTATTATGAGGGTAATTCTGATTTAGATCCTTACTTTTATCATGGTTTTCTGGAATCACAGTATGGCGATGTGTATGCATGGTATAATGTAAAAAATGGTTTACAAGTCTTTGGCACTGCAGTGAGAAAAGGTGGTAAGATAGATCCTTACCTTCGGAAATATTCTGAAATGTTGAAAGACAGGTTTGGCCTAACGCTTAAAAATTTAGTACGGGAAGCGAGTTGTCTGGGTAATGATATGTGTACGACAGGTAATTTTTATCTGGGAAAGGGAAATATCCTGCTTGTCGGGGAAGCTGCGGGCTTCTTAAATGCCTTTGGCGAGGGAATTTCTTGTGCACTATCTACAGGCCTGTTTGCAGCCGAGGCAATAAGCAAGAGTTTTACATCAGGAATTGATGCTCTTGGACTCTATACTGAGCTAACAAAAGTGGAAAGAAGGCAGACGAAAGTATCGTGGAAGCTAGGTTCTAAAATAGCAGGTAGAGACCTGATGCCATTATAA
- a CDS encoding glycosyltransferase, with the protein MKKESSQNKEFLKRFWLTNKDTLPKVTTQLPVYNERYVVERLIHAVVNIHYPKELHEIQVLDDSQDETKDIVAALVKKYKDMEYNIKHISRENRIGFKAGALNTGLKMAEGEFLAIFDADFLPDKDFFYKTIPFFYEKEKIALVQARWGYVNRNYSLLTIAQSIGMDGHFIIEQGARTWNGLYMNFNGTAGIWRKEAIIDSGGWHYDTLTEDLDLSYRAQLKGWNTKFIFDVVAPSEIPIDVNAYKSQQHRWAKGSIQTAKKILPQVFKSKDGFIKKMQACIHLNQYMVHPMMIVLALLSYPLMFLLKPANRISVSFTMKIVWCLILLGTFAPSFLYIISQKVSCKDWLKRCIFIPALMIIGCGIAINNTKAVVEALLNMKSDFIRTPKYGVIKRDKITTIKNYALAVNLTSFGEIFLGIYCLAGFIQYLMNKEFIFGYFLLICTIGFFYIGTLSFIENVKRRRAMY; encoded by the coding sequence GTGAAGAAAGAATCATCCCAAAATAAGGAATTCCTGAAAAGATTTTGGCTAACGAATAAAGATACATTGCCAAAAGTTACCACACAATTACCAGTCTATAATGAAAGATACGTAGTAGAACGTTTAATTCACGCAGTTGTGAATATCCATTATCCAAAAGAACTTCACGAAATACAGGTATTAGATGATTCTCAGGACGAAACAAAGGATATCGTAGCTGCCCTGGTAAAAAAATATAAAGATATGGAATATAATATAAAGCATATCTCAAGGGAAAATAGAATAGGCTTTAAGGCTGGTGCTTTAAATACAGGCCTCAAAATGGCAGAAGGAGAGTTCTTAGCAATTTTTGATGCCGACTTTTTACCTGATAAAGATTTTTTTTATAAGACCATTCCCTTTTTTTATGAAAAAGAAAAAATTGCTTTGGTTCAGGCACGATGGGGATATGTAAATAGAAATTATTCCCTTTTAACCATAGCACAAAGTATCGGTATGGATGGGCATTTCATTATCGAACAAGGCGCCAGGACGTGGAATGGACTGTACATGAATTTTAATGGAACTGCCGGAATCTGGAGAAAAGAAGCTATTATCGATTCAGGCGGATGGCACTATGATACCCTAACGGAAGATTTAGATCTATCATATAGGGCGCAACTAAAAGGGTGGAATACAAAATTTATTTTTGATGTTGTCGCTCCTTCAGAAATACCCATCGATGTAAATGCCTATAAATCTCAGCAACACCGATGGGCAAAAGGTTCAATACAAACTGCTAAAAAAATCTTACCTCAGGTTTTTAAGTCGAAAGATGGATTTATAAAAAAGATGCAGGCATGTATACATCTCAATCAATATATGGTCCACCCTATGATGATTGTTCTTGCCTTACTCTCTTACCCGTTAATGTTTCTCTTAAAACCAGCAAATCGTATATCAGTCTCTTTCACTATGAAAATCGTGTGGTGTTTAATACTGTTGGGTACCTTTGCGCCATCATTTCTCTATATAATTTCTCAGAAAGTAAGCTGTAAAGATTGGTTAAAAAGATGTATTTTTATACCGGCGCTTATGATTATAGGATGTGGTATTGCCATCAATAATACCAAAGCAGTAGTTGAAGCGCTCTTAAATATGAAAAGTGATTTTATCAGAACACCTAAATATGGCGTTATTAAACGGGATAAGATCACGACAATAAAAAATTATGCATTAGCGGTAAATTTAACTTCTTTTGGTGAAATATTCCTGGGCATATATTGTCTCGCGGGATTTATACAATATTTAATGAATAAAGAATTTATTTTTGGATATTTCTTACTGATCTGCACTATAGGGTTTTTCTATATAGGTACCCTTTCTTTTATAGAAAATGTAAAAAGAAGAAGGGCAATGTATTAG
- a CDS encoding RluA family pseudouridine synthase, giving the protein MNFIADKLAISKKRAKQLLDKRLVFVNKRRIWIASYQLNRGDVVEVLTEDTQPSQSKKGVILYQDDHYLIVSKPPGILTNGAESLESNLKIYLKNNHLRAVHRLDKDTSGVVIFAMNKDAFERMKTLFKGNLVKKVYRVIVKGNVEIQNFTIDTPLHGQKAVTHVKLLKRGRDTSYLEVNIETGRTHQIRIHLASAEYPVIGEMEYNRKPIGNPLLRHIRRQMLHAYQITFSHPYTHKTVSITADIPDDFNQNLKTFGLAE; this is encoded by the coding sequence TTGAATTTTATAGCCGATAAACTAGCCATATCGAAAAAGAGAGCAAAGCAACTGCTGGATAAACGACTGGTTTTTGTAAATAAGAGACGAATATGGATTGCCTCTTATCAATTGAACAGAGGAGATGTTGTTGAAGTCCTTACAGAAGACACACAACCCTCGCAATCTAAAAAAGGCGTTATCCTATATCAGGATGATCATTATCTGATTGTCTCAAAACCTCCGGGTATCCTTACAAATGGTGCTGAGAGCCTTGAGAGCAATTTAAAGATATATTTAAAAAATAACCACCTGAGAGCTGTCCATCGGTTAGATAAAGATACTTCTGGTGTCGTTATCTTTGCAATGAACAAAGATGCCTTCGAGCGTATGAAAACTTTGTTCAAAGGAAATCTTGTGAAAAAGGTCTACAGGGTTATTGTAAAGGGAAATGTGGAGATACAAAATTTTACTATAGATACCCCCCTACACGGACAAAAGGCTGTGACACATGTAAAGCTCTTAAAAAGAGGAAGAGATACTTCCTATCTGGAGGTGAATATCGAAACGGGCAGGACACATCAAATCAGAATCCACCTTGCCTCTGCGGAATATCCCGTCATTGGAGAAATGGAATACAATCGTAAACCAATTGGAAACCCCCTATTGAGGCACATCAGAAGACAGATGCTCCATGCCTATCAAATAACGTTCTCTCATCCATACACTCACAAAACGGTATCCATAACAGCAGATATTCCAGATGATTTTAATCAAAATCTCAAAACCTTTGGCCTTGCAGAATAA
- a CDS encoding metallophosphoesterase family protein, whose protein sequence is MHSTRPLHKLFMFLFGFSTLMFSSQTYAAVSQVHLSWQHDPASSMTVMWSSDNSHSPPMVEYGETTMYGSMTAGVDTVHGEPIHTVELTGLTPDTLYHYRVSDDGGLWSQDYTFRTTPTPGTSGTGTLVFTVVGDKNTEPNSILINSALAAQNADLHLIAGDLAYTSSDSSYHTWIEQQSVYAALAALMPAWGNHDTTGNDPPYSFAQAHFSMPTNGTPTERYYSYNVGNVHFLTIDSNTDSSTSPGSAQYAFIDSDLAIAASDPNIQWIIICFHRNVYSGGGSHSDSTSIRANLQPLFDKYNVDLVFQGHNHNYARTKPLAYNSLIKDNSNNFGPEAYNFSTAGHGQIYLVVGGGGAGLHPCSTTLPNWVIRCDSEYSFAHVIIDNDILTFQALRSDGTVLDDGFIITKSPSANRPPVVSAGPDQTITLSSSASLNGTVTDDGLPDPPGAVTTTWSKVSGPGTVTFADDNAVVTTASFSDAGAYVLRLDASDGDLAASDDVEVVVSSVSVIKDFRVSIGSDDAEEKTKGSMALNGDDLELVFDGGNQTVGMRFSGVDIPQNAIIVNAYIQFKVDEATSNGTPSLTIQGEKVDNATTFTSLKKNISSRPRTASAVSWSPVPWTIVGQAGPDQRTPNIAAVIQEIVSRPEWSSGNSLVLIITGTGKRIAESFEGSQAGAPLLHVEYN, encoded by the coding sequence ATGCATTCAACCAGGCCTTTACATAAGTTATTCATGTTCTTATTTGGTTTTTCAACGTTGATGTTCTCGTCACAAACATATGCGGCGGTAAGCCAGGTGCACCTTTCCTGGCAACATGACCCTGCAAGTTCTATGACGGTTATGTGGTCATCAGATAACAGCCATAGCCCTCCAATGGTTGAGTACGGAGAAACTACCATGTACGGCAGTATGACTGCCGGCGTGGATACTGTGCATGGTGAACCCATTCATACCGTTGAGTTAACAGGCCTTACTCCGGATACGCTTTATCATTATCGTGTAAGTGACGATGGGGGATTATGGAGTCAGGATTATACTTTTCGGACTACGCCAACGCCGGGCACATCAGGAACCGGCACTCTGGTTTTCACTGTCGTAGGTGATAAAAACACAGAGCCAAATTCTATTCTTATTAATTCAGCTCTGGCTGCACAAAATGCCGACCTACACCTCATTGCCGGTGATCTTGCATATACATCATCCGATAGCAGCTATCATACCTGGATTGAACAGCAATCTGTTTACGCCGCCTTGGCTGCCCTGATGCCAGCATGGGGAAACCATGACACTACTGGGAATGATCCTCCCTATAGCTTCGCTCAGGCACATTTTTCAATGCCCACCAACGGAACTCCGACCGAGCGATATTATTCTTACAATGTTGGGAATGTGCATTTTTTGACAATCGATTCAAATACCGATAGCTCAACAAGTCCTGGCAGTGCCCAGTATGCTTTTATAGATAGTGATCTTGCTATCGCAGCATCGGATCCCAACATACAATGGATTATTATTTGTTTTCATCGCAATGTTTACTCAGGCGGGGGAAGTCACTCTGATTCTACCAGCATACGGGCAAACCTCCAGCCTCTCTTTGATAAATACAACGTTGATCTGGTATTCCAGGGTCATAACCATAATTATGCCAGGACTAAGCCACTCGCTTACAATTCTCTTATTAAAGATAATTCGAATAATTTCGGACCGGAGGCTTATAATTTCTCTACTGCCGGACATGGACAAATTTATCTCGTGGTTGGCGGCGGTGGCGCGGGGCTTCATCCTTGCTCCACCACACTACCCAACTGGGTCATTCGATGCGATTCGGAGTATTCATTTGCGCACGTTATTATTGATAATGATATATTGACATTCCAGGCGCTGAGATCTGATGGGACCGTACTTGACGATGGATTCATCATCACTAAATCTCCTTCGGCAAACCGGCCGCCGGTAGTCAGCGCGGGGCCAGACCAGACGATTACCTTGTCCAGCAGTGCTTCTCTGAATGGTACGGTAACGGATGACGGCTTACCAGATCCACCGGGTGCAGTGACCACCACATGGAGTAAGGTAAGCGGACCAGGTACGGTTACTTTTGCCGATGACAATGCTGTTGTCACAACGGCGAGCTTTTCAGATGCGGGCGCGTACGTACTGCGCCTGGATGCCAGCGATGGTGATTTGGCTGCAAGCGATGATGTGGAAGTTGTTGTTAGCAGTGTTTCCGTAATTAAAGATTTTCGGGTTTCAATTGGTTCAGATGATGCGGAAGAGAAGACTAAAGGTAGTATGGCGCTCAACGGCGATGATCTTGAATTAGTTTTTGATGGTGGAAACCAAACGGTAGGGATGCGCTTCAGTGGAGTTGATATCCCTCAAAATGCCATAATCGTCAATGCCTATATTCAATTCAAGGTAGATGAGGCAACCTCGAATGGAACTCCTTCACTCACGATTCAGGGAGAAAAAGTTGATAATGCTACGACATTTACTTCTCTTAAAAAGAATATATCATCCAGACCAAGAACGGCATCGGCAGTGTCGTGGTCTCCCGTACCGTGGACGATTGTGGGACAAGCAGGTCCTGATCAGCGGACACCCAACATAGCTGCAGTTATACAAGAGATTGTGAGTCGTCCTGAATGGTCGAGCGGCAACTCGCTGGTATTGATTATTACGGGGACAGGTAAGAGAATAGCAGAGTCATTTGAGGGTTCCCAAGCTGGCGCTCCCTTGCTTCATGTGGAGTATAATTAA